In Hippopotamus amphibius kiboko isolate mHipAmp2 chromosome 6, mHipAmp2.hap2, whole genome shotgun sequence, the genomic window gTTTATAGTGTCCACTTCATGGATTCAGTGTCTTCTCTGAGGATATTAATTATAACTTCTTGATTTTTTCCACATTCCTTGCATTGACTCAGAACTCTTATTTTCTTGGAGTTTTTCCCCTAGTTTGTCCATTTTTGGTCACCATCCTTCATGATGGGGGCACTGCCCAAATGTCCGGTGACCCTTGGTTCCCTCCTCCTGATGAAAACTGAGCTAATTGGAAGTTCTGTGTACGTGGGAGGGGTGTTCTGACTGATGAGCATTCTTGAAGGGCAATAAAGTGGCCAGCCTGACTTTTTAAAGACAATTCTGtcgagatataattcacataccatacaatttgctcacttaaagcatacaattcagtggcttttggtACATTTCCAGACTTGCACATCCAGCACCAAATCaatcttagaacattttcattaaccTCAAAAAAACACATCTCACCCCTTAGCCTTCTACCACCAACCATGCCTCTCAACCCAGGCAACCATTAATCtcctttctatctctatagatttgcctattcaggacattccatacaaatggaaacataCAATATGTAGTCCTTTTAACTGACTTCTTTGacaatataatattttcaaagaacataCTTATATCATATTTACCAgtactttctttttattgctgagtaataattcatcatatgaatatatcatattttattaatcCATCATCAGTTCATGAACTCTcagattgtttccactttttggttattaaGGATACTGCTGCTATGACCGTTTGTGTacaattttttgtgtggacatatgttttcaatccTCTTTGGTGTATActcaggagtagaattgttgTGTCATATAGTAACTGTGTGTTGAACCATTTGAAAAACTgctagactgttttccaaagtggctgcaccattttacattcctgccaggaATGTATATGTGTCCTGATTGCTCCATATCTTAGGTAGAACTTGTTATATAATAGGTACATCTTAACAGATATGTCTTTTTggttatagccatcctagtgggtgtgaagttgtatctcattgtgggctttttaaaaaaaaatttatgtatttattggctgcacacaggctttctgtagttgtggtgagcagggactgctcttcattgtggtgcgcaggctcttcattgtggtggcttctcctgttgcaaagcacgggctccaggcacgtgggcttcagtagtggcggcacacaggctcaacagttgtggctcatgggcttagctactccacggcatgtggggtcttcctggaccagggctggaacctgtgtcccctgcattggcaggcggatttttaaccactgcactacctaggaagtgccctcattgtggttttgatttgcattttcctgatggctcAGACTAACTTTTATTGTGAATCTCCCAACTGTATATACTGGTCTTTTTTTCCCCGCAATTccatttctatttgtttgttttgtttgtccgGAGGATATGTGCCCAGCTATGGTGTCTGGATCTGCGGGAGGAAGTGGGCTGATGAGGGAGAACCTGTGTTCAGTGTGCAGATTTTCTCTTAGTCTCCTGTTGTTACTACTGTAACTCACCACCATCTTCTGTGTCCATTGTCCCCAAATCTAAAACCTCTCTTTTTCTCCCGTAAATAAAACTCTTGTCATTTGGAGTCATAGGGGAAGACGGTCACCAGTGTGAATGTGTGGGGACCTAGCACTTAACCTCTCCTTATGCAGGTGTACAACCATTCTCCGTTTTCAGCTCCCCATCCCTGCACCACCATGACGCGCTACCCCTCGTCTTCAGTGGCATCTGAAGCCTCTATTTCCTTAGCTCCTTTAGGGTTCTTCAAGACAAGTGTACCTgaattttttttgatataaaattttaattaggaaatatttcaaaaacttaCAAAGACACAGACAATAAATGGAACAGTTTTGTTATGTTAATCAATATGTTactatgtcacacacacacacatttttccctatttggttttttatttttatttatttgtttatttttttactcccTCAACCGCTAGCCCAGGTCCTTGAATTTGACCAATTCTCTAACTACTTTCTTTTTGAGGGTTACTAAGCacacttatttttattgaagatgaagaaacaaggttCTTTTTGTTCTCATATTTTTGGAGtgattttctgaaagaaaaaaaatagagatagaGCTTTATTCTGCTCCCCTGAATCCAAGCTTCTCTAAATTACTAGGGTAACATTTCTTACTTAATATCtgctccttcctttttcttaaatCCTTTAATCACCTTCATTAGCAATTGACAATTTcccctccttttattttattttattttattttttaagctctttattggaatatcattgctttacactcttgtaccagtttttgaggtacaccaaagtgaatcatctgtatttatacatatatccccatatcccctccctcccacgactccttcccaccctccctgtcctggccctctaaagcatcacccatcattgagttgatctccctttgttatatagcaacttcccactagctatctattttacatttggtagtgtatctacatctatgctactctctcactttgtcccagcttccccttcgccccccaccccagccccgtgtcctcaagtccattctctacatctgcatctccactcttgccctgtcattgggttcatcagtaccatttcttcagattccacatatatgagttagcatatggtatttgtttttctctttctggcttactttgctcagtatgacaatctctaggtctatccacctcattacatatagtccaatttcattcctttttatggctgagtaatattccattgtatatatgtgccacgtcttctttatccattcatctgttgatgggcatttcagttgcttccatgtcctggctattgtaaatagtgctgcaatgaacattatggtacatgtttcttttcggattatggttttctctgggtatatgtccaggagtgggattgctgggtcatatggtagttccatttttagttttttaaggaatctccaactgttttccatagtgtctgtaccagcttacattcccaccaacagtgcaagagagttcccttttctccacaccctctccaacatttactgttcctagatgttttgatgatggccattctgaccggtgtgaggtgatacctcattgtggctttgacttgcctttctctaatgattagtgatgttgagcatcttttcatgtgtttgttagccatctgtatgtcttctttggagaaatgtctgtttatgtcttccgcccatttgtggattgggttatttgcttttttggtattaagctgcatgagctgtttgtatattttggtggttaatcctttgtctgttgcttcattgccaagtattttctcccattctgagggttgtcttcttgtcttgtttatggtttctttcgctgtgccaaagcttttaagtttcttgaggtcccatttgtttattcttgattttatttccatgattctaggaggtgggtcgaaaaggatcttgctttgatggatgtcagagagtgttctgcctatgttttcctccaggagttttatagtgtctggccttacgtgtaggtctttaatccattttgagtttatttctgtgtacagtgttaggaagtgttctaatttcattcttttacatgttgctgtccaattttcccagcaccacttattgaagaggctgtcttttttccattgtatattcttgcctcctttgtcaaagataaggtgcccatatgtgcttgggcttacctctgagttctctattctgttccattgatcttcctttctatttttgtgccagtaccatactgtgttgatcactgtggccttgtagtatagcctgaagtcaggaagcctgattccaccaactccgcctttccttctcaagattgctttggctcttcggggtcttttgtgtttccatacaaatcgtaagatttcttgttctacttctctGAAAAaagccgttggtaatttgatagggattgcgttgaatctgtaaattgctttgggtaagatagtcattttcacaatattgattcttccaatccaagaacatggtatgtccctccatctgtttgtatcatttctgatttctttcaccagtgtcttatagttttctgcatgcaggtcttttgcctccttaggcaggtttattcctaggtatcttattctttttgttgcaatgcttagtgggagagtttccttaatttcagttTCTGccctttccttgttagtgtataggaatgcaagagatttctgtgcattaattttatatcctgctacgttacttaattcattgattagtgctagcagttttctggtagagtctttagggttttctacatataatatgtcatctgcaaagagtgacatttttacttcttttccaatttggattccttttatttcatttttttctctgattgctctggctaaaacttccaaaactatgttgaataataatggtgagaggggacacccttgtcttgttgctgttctaagagggaattctttcagcttttccccatttagaacaatgttggcttttggtttctcatatatggcttttattatgttgaggtaatttccttctatgtccattttctggagagcttttatcataaatggatgttgaattttatcaaaagctttttctgcatctattgagatgatcatatggtttctatccttcaatttgttgatatgatgtatcacattgattgatttgcgcatattgaagaaaccttgcattccagggataaaccccacttggtcatggtgtgtgatctttttaatgtgctgttggattctgttagctagtattttgttgaggatttttgcatctatattcatcagtgatattggtctgtaattttcttttttttgtgacatctttgcctgattttgttatcagggtgatggtggcctggtagaatgagtttgggtgtgttcctccttctgctatattttggaagagtttgagaaggataggtgttagctattctctaaatgtttgatcccctccttttaatttttatttttgtagttattATTTTGTTGTCCCCCAACCACTTTGGGCTTGGCTTTATTTATTCACAAAGTAATTTGCAATTTGAAATGATTTCCAACTTGGGGAAGTTTTGCagggtttttaaaaagcatatctggggacttccctggtggcacagtggttgggattccacctgccaatgcaggggacacgggtttggtccctggtccgggaagatcccacatgctgcagagcagcagggtccgtgtgccacagctgctgagcctatgctctagagccacGAGCCACAAATGGTGAacttgcgtgccacaactactgaagtctgtgtgccctagagcccatgctccctaACAGGGGgggccaccgcaatgggaagcccgcacactgcaccGCAGTGAAGAATAGGCCTCattccctgcaactagagaaagcccgtgcgcagcaatgaagacccaacacagccaaaaaaaaaaaaaaaaaaaaggcatatctGGAAGTTTCCTCAACTGTAGCCCAATTTACTAATAAAAGGGAACTAATCTCAGTTGAAAAAACTATCTTTTGGAAGAAATGAATCTaatataaaggaaatttaaatagaaagtaaaatttaaatgattctATGTTGTTACTGTTCTGCTgagcttaaaataaaaggaaatgataaaagaatctGGGGTTATACAATATGAGGAACAGGAAAATTACAGCTCTAGCCAGTGTCATTTCCCAAAAATGAAAGACTGGCACACAAAGCTGCTGGAAGACTGTGGCAGTGTTTTGTGCTAAAGGAGATTGGTCACTGGGACTCAGTCCATGTCCAATTATGAAGAATCTTTTGGATTCTTTTGCTTATCAGAATTCTATTAGCCAAGCCACATCTCAGAAATGGAATACAAATGACCTTCTAAAATTCTAGTAGTGTTTCTTCAAATTCCAATTAAGTTTCCTGTGAAAGGATAATCTGACCCGGGGCCTTACCCAGAGCTGCCTTTGAACAGACACTGGTAATCCTTTTGGCAGGGAGTGGGGTGAGGAGGCTGTCTCACATAAAGAGATTTGTGTATAATCCGAAGGATTTCAATATGGGATTCTAGAGTTTCTGTCAAAACCCCCAAGTTCCTCACAAGCAGAAAGGCAAATGTGGTTAAacttagaaatgtatttttagaaaatattactaattccctctccctctccccgcccAGGGGAAGATTGATTATTCTTGAAATGCCAGTAGCATTCTACTGTCAGGGAAAAGCCTTTTGATAATTGTGCGCTGATACTGTCTGGGAGCTCTTCTGTCTATCAAATGAGAGGTTGGTACTAGATCGTGTCTAAGGGTCCTTCCAGGCTGGATGTCCCATACATCTGTGAACCCTCTCAGTAATGCTCCAGGGTACTTGTCAGggtaaaggaaggaaagaaggaagctaCAGAGTGCTTTAGATAAACacctttgcattaaaaaaaaaaaaaagttatttagtCATAACATGTAATTAGTGTGTGGATATTTATTTCCTTGTGGTCAGAGGTGACATTCCTATTTCCATCAAAACTATCTCCACTGTTAAAAGCATTCAAATATATGATAAATAGGTAACAGACTGGCCTATTGCCTGTGCTTTATTTTATCaaaatctctctgtgtctctcttctcttagtatctctctgtctttcttacTCTATCTCCAATCGGTCTGTCACACACAGGCCGCCTGCCCCAAGGCACACacggtggtttgtttgtttgtttgttgttttagaaAGGAGTCAAGTAGAGAAAATGCAACATAGTTTAATGGAAAAAACAGTGAACTAACTGTCAGTCCCAGCTCCATTACCGCTAGCTGTCTTAGACTGggttattcatttcctttttcctcagtGTCCTCCTCTGCAAAGTGGGAGGTCATAACCAGTAAACTTATCTCATAGGTTGCTGTGAGACTGCAATGAGTTAAATCTGTCTTTTAACACTACATGAAGGGCTGGAGCAGTATGAAAGTATACCAGTTTAAATAGGAGGCAGTTATTAGTCCAATACCCACTTAGGAACCCATTAGAGCATAATATAGAAACTTGAGGGTGGGCCATCCATTAAAAAGCATGAGTTCAGTACCTAATTGTCATGGAGGTGGGCAACTGCCCACATTTTAAAGGGACTTGATTCCAACTTATCTTCTATTCtaataagaattatttttgcAGAAGGAGGTCCATCTCAGTACAACTAAAAATGGGTAGAATGGATTTTTGATGCAGATAAAATGGTACTAATACCACAGCAGGGACAGAAGTTTCAAGTGCTTAGAACTGCTATCTCAAAGGTCACTGAGTCCAATCCTCTGTCCTCGGTATCTACCTCTCTCTGACAAGGAGGCCTTGCTGGATTCTTTTAGCCTCTGCTGGATGGGAAATTCCCACCACCTTGGGGCAGTTCTTTGGAATTTTAGACAGTTCTGACAAATTACATTAAAGAAGAACATCCTTTGGCCCTGTAACTTTCACCCACTAGTTTCAGTCCTGTGCCCTGGATACAAAGAAGAAGCTTGTTTGAGGATTAAGGTCAAGCTCCCTAAAGCCCTCTATCTTCTGAAAGAACTGACCTTAGATTCTACAGTTGTTCCCCTTGGGGTAAGGTTTCACATCCCTGATTGCTCTGGTTACTCTTTTCTTTCCAGATGCTGTTTTGTCTAGATCCCTCTTAAAGTGTGTTGCTAGGAAATGCCTCCTGAGTTCTTCCTGGAGGTCTAAACCAGCATGGTCACTCAACACTGTTCCTCTTCTTGCAGCCTAAGCTGGCATAAGTGTGTGTTTTGATAGCATCAAgtccttttcttttattgattttcatgGCACAGGCAGCACACTACCACTTGCCAGAGTGAGAGCAAAAGATGCAGTAGAGTCTGGCCAGACCTGAGTACTTTTACAGAAAATAGGCTGGGACCTGGGTGGGAGAGAGGACAAAGACAGAGATGTGGCGCTATCAGGGTGGCTTGGGTAGAAGGATTACTGGGAAGGGAAAGTTTAAAACTGGGAAACAATTCTTTTGAGAATCAAAGCTCTGACATCTCAATAGAAGAATGGGGGATTTGAGCCTTTCCCTGTATCCTGACTCCTAAGGCTTTGAAGTTATTTGAAAGGAAAGTTAACTTGGAGCTAAAAAGTTTGTATCTCTcactatatttttttcattattattatctttttaacgAGGAGGTTGGAAAAGTAATCAGatcctgtgctgggtcttagctgatGGCAGCTGCCACCTGCATAAAGTAAGGAGAACTTCAAGGAAATAAAAGTTGTTTGGAAAAATCCAGATGTCATTGCTTTGTATGTTGTGATGATGTGGTAGCCGGCCTTTAAGAGGGCCCCTAATGATTcttgcctcctggtattcacactcTTCAGCCTGACCTGAGTAACAAATAGGAACTTGTGgaaatgatggaatattacttctGAGATTAGGTCATGAAAGATGTTGTGGCTGCTGCCTTGCTCTCTTGGAACACTTGCTCTGGAGGAAGTCAGCCACCATATCATGAAGACAATCGAGCAGCCCTGTAGACAAAACTTCTtggtgagaaactgaggcctcctgccaaccgTCAGAGGCCATGTGAGGGAGCCATATTGGAAGAGCCTCCTTTAATCCCAGTTAAGCCTTCAAATGATTGCAGCCCTGGTAGACATCTTGACTGTGATCTGTTGAGACCACAAGCCAGAACCATCCATCTAAGGTCCTCCTGAATTTCTGATGCACGGAAAATGTGAGATAATGTTCAGCTGATGTTTTAGTTACTATGCTACTGAGTTTTAAGCTACTAAGCTTTGAGGAATTTGTTATGCAGCTACAGGTAACTAGTACAGATGGACAGAAGGGAGGAGTAAAGAGTAAAGGCCCCTCATTCTAGGCCTGGACTTGTCCTGGCCCCCTAGGGTGGAACAGGTCCTAGCTTCATTCACTCATGTCCATGTTGGACACTGCTGACCACACAGGGCTAGAAGATGACAAGAAGGAAGGGCTCCATGCTCTCGTCTCcacttcttcctccccctcctttttgtttttacgAGAGGACTAGGAAGACACTGAGAACTCACACTAATTTTGCTTTTGACTTTTCAGTGGCTGCTGAGACAACCTACATTGGCTGCGGGTCCTGGAAAGCAGGGCTTGGATCTTTCTTTCTGGCAAGCGAATCCACACAAACAATAGATGAAATTAAGGGGTAGGTgaaatccctccctccttctcctgaaTTCTGCAGAGATTTCATTCTTAGAATGGTTCCTTAAGTGGAACCATTTCATTCACGGCTCATCAATGAAGTCTTGATAATAAGAGCATGCACGCCATCAGCCATTTTCCCTATggaccctccccatcccccatttcactattttaaaaatccttgtaTTTCAGCTCCTTGGTTTTAAGAGCTTCCTTTCACTTTCCCATCCCATTTCTTCTCTGAAATGCTGCTTTAACTGTTGCTCAAGCTCCCACGACGCAGGAGAGCATAAAGTTTGCTGCCAACACACCAGCAACATACTCCTGTCAAGCTGTCCAAAATCACAGCAGAAGGAGTCCTGGACTGGAGCTAGGAGAGTTCATTCTGGGCTGCTGTCACTGATTATCAGCCTATATGTCCTTGGCCCAAGttgcttcccctctctggacctcagtttctctaCCTTAAACTGAGACGGCGGTCTAGACGAACTGTTCCGTGACTGGGTTCTCACAGCAAGTTAGGATTCCGAGGTGCAATCCAAAAGCGAAACCCGCACACCCCTGAGCAGCCGTGATGGCCGGAGGACCAGGTTCCCCGCACTTCCCTTCACGGGCCCAAGGATACTGCTCGGCGAAAGGCTGTCTGGTTTACTGGGAAGCGCCTTCCGGTTCTGAAAGACATGATCTGCGCGGTTCCAGTTCTGTCCCTAACTCTGGGCGATCCTGGGCAAGTTCCTTCCTCCGGATCTCAAAGCAGGGAGGCCCCCGGTGCACAGAAGAGGCTCGGAGAGCTGGGAGCGACCGGGAGAGCGTTTCCCGAGCCTCTTCCCACCACGCGGGCGACTGAGCCCGGGGGCGGGGTGCCGGCCGGCCGGGACACGCGCTCCCCGCGGCAGGCGGACCTGCCACGGGCCGAGCCGGCGGGGGTGCGGCGGCGCCGGGGGCCGGGCGGCGGCCACAGGTGCGCGCTCGCCGCGGCGGCCGGCGCTCGGGGGGCGCCCGGAGCCGAGGCCTGGGCGGGGCGGCGGGCCAGGGGGAGGGACGCGGGGGGACGACggcgcccgcgtccccgtgccacCCGACACGCGCTCGGCCTCGGCACGGGTCGCTCACGCTCAGGGCATGCTCTAGGCCAGCCCCCGAGCTCTGCTCCGACCGAGCCCCGTCCCTCCCCCGCCCGCGCTGCTCCACTCCAGCCCCCCCCAACTTTCACCGAGGGGCGCCCGGCGGCCGCGACAGGGCCAGGACAAGGGGCGCCGCGcctcccggccccctccccgcccgcaGGCGcctccccggcccccggccccgccccgccccggcgcgGGGAGCCGGCGACTCCTCCCCGGGCCCGCGCTCGGGCGTGGAGCTGGCGACGGCGCGCGCAGGGAGGCCAGAGGTGTCTCGCGATGTGTGGCCGGGCCCCGGCGTAGGTGAGGCCGCGGCTCCCCGCCGACCCCCTCGCGCGTCGCGGGGCCGCGGGACACACCGGCGGGCCGGGGCGAGGTGCCGGCGGGCTCCTCCGGGGACCCCGGGCCACCTGTAGAGCCCGTGCGCCCGCCCCTTTGTCCCCAGAGCCACTCGGGCGGCCGCGCCTCTCGGCCAGAGGCCCCCGGCCGCGGCCCGCGCCCCCGGCGGCCCGCCCGGCCCCCCCGGCCCTCCTCCCCCGCTCAGCCGACGGCGGCAGCGCCGAGAGCCCGGGCTCGGCGCGGGCCGCCTCCTCACTTCCCATTGGCTGGGGGCGCCGGGCGGGCGGTCACGTGGGGGCGCGCGGTCCGGATCCGGGGCCGCCATCTTGGCGGAAAGTTTAGGGGGAGAGCGGCCGGGGGCGCGGGAGGAGGCCGGGTTCCGGGGGTGGGGCGGCGAGCGGCGGCGCGGCCGAGCGGCGggcgagcgggcggcggcggcctGCGGGCGGCGGCGCCGAGGAGGAGGAAGGCGAGGCGACGGGGGTGCGGCCGCGGCGGGGAGCTCCTCCCCCGTCCCTCACCCCTCGCCTCAGCGCCGCGAgccccgggcggggcggggggacgtggagcggggcggggcgggggagccgCGCCGAGACCGGCCGGGCGCGCCCCGGCTCCGAGCGCGCGCCGCCCGCGGGAACTTTGTGGCGGCGCCGCGGGGTGGGGGCCCGCGGAGGGGTGCATGCGGGGCGTCGCGGAGAGCGGCCGCTGCCCGGTCCGGCCCCCGCGGGAGGCGCTCGGAGGAAGCGAGCGAGGAGACAGGCAAGCGAGAGGAGGGGGCCCGAGCGGGGCGGCCGGCCGGGGCCGAGGGTCGGAGCGCCGCTTCGCGCCGCGGTGGCGGGCGGGGGGCCCCGCGTCTAGGCATTTagtgcccggggcggggggcagctTTCGAGGAGGGGTGGCCGCTGGCTGCCGTCCGCGCGTGCAGTCGCGGGGGAGCCCAGCCCCAGGTAGACGCCTTCCAGGTGGACGTGCTGGCTGGTGAGGCGCTTCCTTGCACTTGGGAAAACTTTGCCAGGTGGGCTTTTCCAATGAGCCCTGGGAGTTTTTCGATATGAGAGTTAGGGGAGAGGCTCGTTTAACCTCGATTCAATTCTTCTCTAAACTTAGgtctgtttcctttctgttttgtgttCCTCAAGGTGTGTGCCCTCTCCCTGATTCTGGAGAAAAATGCCGGTCCGGAAGCAAGGTGAGAATTCACGTCGGAACTCTTTTGTGGGTGTGTCTTGCTTTTCTGTATGCCTCTCTTGCGATTGCTGTGTTTTAAAGATGTTTGTGTAGCTCTGATGAGACAGCACAGCCCTAGCCTTACTACTTTAGGGACTCTAAGCCTCACATCATTCAGACGCTGGAAACACCTAACTGTCAAACTTTTTTCCTGACATCGCTAATGATTGCAGAGGCAGTTAACTTTTTCcctctgaaatgttttctttttaaaattatgtgttggtgttttaatatttcattttattattcttaataaaCACTTGTGAGCAAATGTGGGATACTGGCTAAGAACTAGTTGTTTTGAAACACTTAATGTTTGAATTATAATGACAAATTGTAGATAATCTGCTTTTGTATATCAGATCAGCTGCGACTATGTTGCTAATACTTTATCAAATGATCACTAGTACACATCTGTTAGGAACTACTCACCTTCCTTTATCTATTGTaacatgttgaacatcttttgaaTAGttctggaaatatatatatatgtgtacatgacCATAGTAGTATGGATTGACTTGGAGGATTTTGGGAATTGTTTAGGTGCCTTGCAGAATCAGCTGCATAGCCAGTTCGTAATACTTTCttgtaaatatataattttaatcagactctttttttttttttcctttttttttttcttttcagataccCAGAGAGCATTGCACCTTTTGGAAGATTATCGTTCGAAACTAAGCCAAACAGAAGACAGACAGCTCAGAAGTTCCATAGAACGGGTTATTAACATATTTCAGAGCAACCTCTTTCAGGCTTTAATAGGTGGGAATTAAACCTTTCTTTGTGACCATTATGTGTCACCTGGGCTTAATGCttttatgaattcatttattttgaacttCAGAGAGTGATATAGTTGGTTCTCTGTGAGGCACTCAATAACTTGAACATCCACTGAGTTCTGTATTTTAATAGTTAGGCCAGTAACCTTTCCAAAAGTATCTAATAACCGAAAAAACTTTTAGTATGAGTATCTCAGTGGTCTTTGATAACAGAGTTTAACATCCTAACATTAAAAGATGAAGAAGTTGCAAAAATGTTTCAGGATCCAAAAAGTAAtgacaaatcaaaacaaaaaaaaaagccaaacaaaaaaaaactaaaaaaaagtaatGACTGAATAACTGTTAACTTGTTTCTGTATTTGACTTGTTATTTCTCTGGAGTCCCTGTTTAAGAACACTCATTCCCTTAATTTAGAGCTCTGCTTAAACTTGGCATTCGTGGAGTCAGAATTTTAGGCCTGGAAAAT contains:
- the LOC130855017 gene encoding basic proline-rich protein-like yields the protein MHPSAGPHPAAPPQSSRGRRALGAGARPAGLGAAPPPRPAPRPPAPPGARGAEARGEGRGRSSPPRPHPRRLAFLLLGAAARRPPPPARPPLGRAAARRPTPGTRPPPAPPAALPLNFPPRWRPRIRTARPHVTARPAPPANGK